In one window of Gemmatimonadota bacterium DNA:
- the murB gene encoding UDP-N-acetylmuramate dehydrogenase, with protein sequence MSSARTPAFIAALRARVGGEVREAEGLARYTTYRIGGPATVLLPQRPEDVGAALQCAAAHGVPWFALGLGSNLLLPDEGLDALVIRLGRGLDRLEPLGDGRWRAGAGLPQPLAARKTAEAGFAGLHRFVGVPGTVGGGVYMNAGCHGGEWAEVVESVLAVDASGVDRVIPRGEIPFRYRHSGLTGLVVLTATVRLEATDRSAIEAEVAELFRWRQEGTPFNQPCCGSVFKNPGGPGWKRPDAPRSAGQLIEAAGLKGTRVGGAEVSPMHANYFVNTGGASAADVRGLIALARRTVREQFGVELETEVKMVRPDGSFEPALS encoded by the coding sequence ATGAGTTCCGCCCGCACCCCGGCCTTCATCGCCGCCCTCCGCGCGCGGGTGGGGGGCGAGGTGCGGGAAGCCGAAGGCCTCGCGCGCTACACCACCTACCGCATCGGCGGACCGGCCACCGTCCTCCTCCCGCAGCGGCCCGAGGACGTGGGCGCCGCGCTGCAGTGCGCCGCGGCCCACGGGGTTCCGTGGTTCGCCCTCGGGCTCGGCTCCAACCTGCTCCTCCCCGATGAAGGCCTCGACGCGCTGGTGATCCGCCTCGGCCGGGGGCTCGACCGCCTGGAGCCCCTCGGGGACGGGCGCTGGCGCGCCGGCGCCGGCCTGCCGCAGCCGCTGGCCGCCCGGAAGACCGCCGAGGCCGGCTTCGCGGGGCTGCACCGCTTCGTGGGCGTCCCCGGCACCGTCGGGGGCGGCGTCTACATGAACGCCGGCTGCCACGGCGGCGAGTGGGCCGAGGTGGTCGAGTCGGTGCTCGCCGTGGACGCCAGCGGTGTGGACCGGGTGATCCCGCGCGGGGAGATTCCCTTCCGGTACCGGCACAGCGGGCTCACCGGGCTCGTGGTGCTCACGGCGACCGTCCGCCTCGAGGCCACCGACCGGTCCGCGATCGAGGCGGAGGTGGCGGAGCTCTTCCGCTGGAGGCAGGAGGGTACGCCCTTCAACCAGCCCTGCTGCGGCAGCGTCTTCAAGAACCCGGGGGGGCCGGGCTGGAAGCGGCCGGACGCGCCCCGCTCGGCGGGTCAGCTGATCGAGGCGGCGGGACTCAAGGGCACTCGCGTGGGCGGGGCGGAAGTGTCGCCGATGCACGCCAACTACTTCGTGAACACCGGCGGCGCGAGTGCCGCCGACGTGCGCGGACTGATTGCACTGGCACGGCGGACGGTGCGGGAGCAGTTCGGGGTGGAGCTGGAAACCGAGGTGAAGATGGTCCGGCCGGATGGGAGCTTCGAGCCCGCGCTGTCCTAG
- a CDS encoding SDR family oxidoreductase produces MRVLITGAAGFLGSHLTDRFLAEGHEVIGMDNLITGARENLAHLEGNRKFQFILHDVSRFIQVDGPLDGVLHFASPASPIDYLELPIQTLKVGSLGTHNALGLAKAKGARFFLASTSEVYGDPQVHPQPESYWGHVNPVGPRGVYDEAKRFAEAMTMAYHRYHGIDTRIIRIFNTYGPRMRARDGRVVSNFVVQALKGEPLTIYGEGQQTRSFCYVSDEVDGIYRLFMSNHTDPTNIGNPIEFTVRQLAEKVLAITGSASTIESRPLPVDDPKVRQPDITKARTLLGWEPKVPLEEGLRHTIAYFRTHLGQ; encoded by the coding sequence ATGAGAGTCCTGATCACCGGCGCCGCCGGGTTCCTCGGCTCGCACCTCACCGACCGTTTCCTGGCCGAGGGCCACGAGGTGATCGGGATGGACAACCTGATCACCGGGGCGCGCGAGAACCTGGCCCACCTCGAGGGGAACCGGAAGTTCCAGTTCATCCTCCACGACGTGAGCCGCTTCATCCAGGTGGACGGCCCGCTCGACGGTGTGCTCCACTTCGCCTCGCCGGCGAGCCCGATCGACTACCTCGAGCTCCCCATCCAGACCCTCAAGGTCGGGTCCCTCGGCACCCACAACGCCCTCGGGCTGGCCAAGGCCAAGGGCGCGCGGTTCTTCCTGGCCTCCACCTCCGAGGTCTACGGCGACCCGCAGGTGCATCCCCAGCCGGAGAGCTACTGGGGTCACGTGAACCCGGTGGGCCCGCGGGGGGTCTACGACGAGGCCAAGCGCTTCGCCGAGGCCATGACCATGGCCTACCACCGCTACCACGGCATCGACACCCGGATCATCCGGATCTTCAACACGTACGGGCCGCGGATGCGCGCCCGGGACGGGCGGGTGGTCTCGAACTTCGTGGTCCAGGCGCTCAAGGGCGAGCCGCTGACGATCTACGGCGAGGGACAGCAGACCCGCTCGTTCTGCTACGTCTCCGACGAGGTCGACGGCATCTACAGGCTCTTCATGAGCAACCACACCGACCCGACCAACATCGGCAACCCGATCGAGTTCACGGTGCGCCAGCTGGCCGAGAAGGTGCTCGCGATCACCGGCTCCGCCTCGACGATCGAGTCCCGCCCGCTGCCGGTGGACGACCCGAAGGTGCGCCAGCCCGACATCACCAAGGCCCGCACGCTGCTCGGCTGGGAGCCGAAGGTCCCGCTCGAGGAGGGGCTCCGGCACACCATCGCCTACTTCCGGACCCACCTCGGGCAATGA
- a CDS encoding UDP-glucose/GDP-mannose dehydrogenase family protein has translation MKVAVVGSGYVGLVTGACLAETGNEVVCADIDARKIERLKQNDIPIYEPGLEEMVRRNQADRRLTFTTDVGKAVEEARVVFIAVGTPPGEDGSADLQHVLAVARTIGRHLNGPKVVVTKSTVPVGTAEKVRSAVAAETQGTFYVCSNPEFLKEGAAIDDFMKPDRIVVGVDQDAAREIMAELYEPFVRTGNPVLFMDIPSAEVTKYAANAMLATRISFMNQIAMFCERVGADVNSVRKGIGTDRRIGPAFLFPGPGYGGSCFPKDVKALIKTGAEVGLHFEVLDAVERVNDKQKMVLLEKLRSAFGGQLAGRTVALWGLAFKAETDDMRESPSIPLVEGLLAAGARVQAHDPKAMETAREVFGDRVMYAADPYSAAHGADALAIVTEWLVYRNPDFDRVKSLLRQPLVVDGRNLYDPVRMRALGFSYHGIGRKVS, from the coding sequence ATGAAAGTCGCGGTCGTCGGGAGCGGGTACGTCGGTCTGGTCACCGGGGCCTGCCTGGCCGAGACGGGGAATGAGGTGGTCTGCGCGGACATCGACGCGCGGAAAATCGAGCGGCTCAAGCAGAACGACATCCCGATCTACGAGCCCGGCCTCGAGGAGATGGTCCGGCGCAACCAGGCGGACCGCCGCCTGACATTCACCACGGACGTGGGCAAGGCGGTGGAAGAGGCCCGGGTGGTGTTCATCGCGGTCGGCACCCCGCCAGGCGAGGATGGGTCCGCCGACCTGCAGCACGTGCTCGCGGTGGCGCGAACCATCGGCCGTCACCTCAACGGTCCCAAGGTGGTGGTCACAAAGTCGACCGTTCCGGTGGGCACCGCCGAGAAGGTGCGGAGCGCCGTGGCCGCCGAGACCCAGGGCACGTTCTACGTCTGCTCCAACCCGGAGTTCCTCAAGGAAGGCGCGGCCATCGACGACTTCATGAAGCCGGACCGGATCGTCGTCGGTGTGGACCAGGACGCCGCCCGCGAGATCATGGCCGAGCTCTACGAGCCGTTCGTGCGGACCGGCAACCCGGTGCTGTTCATGGACATCCCCTCGGCGGAGGTGACCAAGTACGCCGCCAACGCCATGCTCGCGACGCGCATCAGCTTCATGAACCAGATCGCGATGTTCTGCGAGCGGGTGGGCGCCGACGTCAACAGCGTGCGGAAGGGGATCGGCACCGACCGGCGCATCGGGCCGGCGTTCCTCTTCCCGGGCCCCGGCTACGGCGGCAGCTGCTTCCCCAAGGACGTCAAGGCGCTGATCAAGACCGGCGCCGAGGTCGGGCTGCACTTCGAGGTGCTCGACGCGGTCGAGCGCGTCAATGACAAGCAGAAAATGGTGCTGCTCGAGAAGCTGCGGTCCGCCTTCGGAGGCCAGCTCGCGGGACGCACCGTGGCCCTCTGGGGCCTGGCGTTCAAGGCCGAGACCGACGACATGCGCGAGAGCCCGTCGATTCCGCTGGTGGAGGGGCTGCTCGCGGCCGGGGCCCGGGTGCAGGCCCACGACCCCAAGGCCATGGAGACCGCGCGCGAGGTCTTCGGCGACCGGGTGATGTACGCCGCCGACCCCTACAGCGCGGCGCACGGCGCCGACGCCCTGGCCATCGTCACCGAGTGGCTGGTGTACCGGAACCCGGACTTCGACCGGGTCAAGTCGCTGCTCCGGCAGCCACTGGTGGTGGACGGGCGCAACCTGTATGACCCGGTGCGCATGCGCGCGCTCGGCTTCTCCTACCACGGCATCGGCCGGAAGGTCTCATGA
- a CDS encoding response regulator transcription factor, producing the protein MTRVLVVEDDPGIGEGLRLNLELEGYAVRIATTGPEGLDLARRWQPALVVLDLMLPLLDGMQVLRTLREEGHDVPVLILSARGDEADRLRGFRLGADDYVVKPFSLPELLARVAAMLRRAGRSGGTAHERWEFAGIVVDAGTHEVRRDGQPVALRPREFDLLVALLRREGRVATRTELLEEVWRYEADVVSRTVDVHVVELRRKLEPDPARPRHLLTVRKTGYRLVPG; encoded by the coding sequence ATGACCCGTGTGCTGGTGGTCGAGGATGATCCCGGCATCGGGGAGGGGCTGCGGCTCAACCTTGAACTCGAGGGCTATGCGGTCCGCATCGCCACCACAGGCCCCGAGGGACTGGACCTGGCCCGCCGCTGGCAGCCAGCGCTGGTGGTGCTCGACCTCATGCTCCCCCTGCTCGACGGCATGCAGGTGCTGCGGACGCTGCGGGAGGAGGGCCACGACGTCCCGGTGCTGATCCTCTCCGCCCGGGGCGACGAGGCCGACCGGTTGCGGGGTTTCCGGCTCGGCGCCGACGACTACGTGGTCAAGCCCTTCTCCCTGCCCGAGTTGCTGGCGCGCGTGGCTGCCATGCTCCGCCGCGCGGGTCGCAGTGGGGGTACGGCGCACGAGCGGTGGGAATTCGCCGGCATCGTGGTCGACGCCGGGACCCACGAGGTCCGCCGCGACGGGCAGCCGGTGGCGCTTCGACCCCGCGAGTTCGACCTGCTCGTCGCCCTGCTCCGGCGGGAGGGGCGCGTGGCCACCCGGACTGAACTGCTGGAGGAAGTGTGGCGTTACGAGGCCGACGTGGTGTCCCGCACCGTCGACGTGCACGTCGTGGAGCTGCGGCGCAAGCTGGAGCCTGACCCGGCGCGCCCGCGGCACCTGCTGACAGTGCGGAAGACGGGATATCGCCTGGTCCCCGGGTAA
- a CDS encoding HAMP domain-containing histidine kinase, which produces MAPASLPRHDRRAAQLLGLGVAAAIALAAVAAHGAWRAAERHRRAAEAAVHSQVTLLAAAIANSVQVQAWFAIRTLLKASHDAATAGPLPDLQRLVARAEREAIGPGFTLLAPTRAFTVSADGRWTTVGRPLDGATRTARQTLLAERIRRGAADGASWGPGVSGPGTTVAARFLYLVADAGEQATLLVAAPLDAQGRWHGFEVPLAQFQARILAGVARSYAVAVPGDSSATLRLRITSPAGEQLYQSDPPPAPPYLAEAHMGGSLAALVEVSLPPGAAERLVDGGLPTSPRAWILGGFLLLTLLILGIGVAAWRTWRLGRQQADFASSVTHELRTPLTQIQLFAETLQLDRARSPEARRGALEAIVRETRRLVQMLENVLAVSRVGRPSERLYFREERIDLLLQEVMAGFGPLLRQRGITPVVDAATPLPFPADGEALRRILINLVDNAIRHAPGGRAITVRAAREGDGLRLSVEDEGAGVPEGDLARLWRPFERGAATGGSGLGLAVVRRLVDLHGGAVRVERGAARGARFVVTLPRPAAGAAA; this is translated from the coding sequence ATGGCTCCCGCCTCCCTGCCGCGCCATGACCGGCGCGCCGCACAGCTGCTCGGTCTCGGCGTCGCGGCCGCCATCGCGCTGGCGGCAGTAGCCGCCCACGGCGCCTGGCGGGCGGCGGAGCGCCATCGCCGCGCCGCGGAGGCCGCGGTGCACAGCCAGGTGACGCTCCTCGCCGCGGCGATCGCCAACAGCGTCCAGGTGCAGGCCTGGTTCGCCATCCGCACCCTGCTCAAGGCCAGCCATGATGCCGCGACGGCCGGCCCCCTGCCCGACCTCCAACGCCTCGTGGCCCGCGCGGAGCGCGAGGCGATCGGCCCCGGGTTCACGCTGCTCGCGCCCACCCGCGCCTTCACCGTCAGCGCCGATGGGCGCTGGACGACGGTCGGTCGCCCGCTCGATGGCGCCACCCGGACGGCCCGGCAAACGCTCCTGGCCGAGCGGATCCGCCGCGGCGCCGCGGACGGTGCCTCGTGGGGCCCCGGGGTCAGCGGCCCCGGCACGACCGTGGCCGCCCGCTTCCTGTACCTGGTGGCGGACGCCGGCGAGCAGGCCACGCTCCTTGTGGCCGCGCCGCTGGATGCCCAGGGACGGTGGCATGGGTTCGAGGTGCCCCTGGCCCAGTTCCAGGCGCGGATCCTGGCTGGCGTGGCCCGGTCGTACGCCGTCGCGGTACCGGGAGACAGCAGCGCCACACTCCGCCTCCGGATCACGAGCCCCGCCGGCGAACAGCTCTACCAGAGCGACCCGCCCCCCGCCCCGCCGTACCTGGCCGAGGCCCACATGGGCGGGAGCCTTGCGGCGCTGGTCGAGGTCTCGCTCCCGCCGGGGGCCGCCGAGCGGCTGGTGGATGGCGGGCTCCCGACCTCCCCGCGGGCGTGGATTCTCGGGGGCTTCCTGTTGCTCACCCTGCTCATCCTCGGCATCGGGGTGGCGGCCTGGCGCACCTGGCGACTCGGCCGGCAGCAGGCGGACTTCGCGAGCAGCGTCACCCACGAGCTCCGCACGCCGCTCACCCAGATCCAGCTCTTCGCGGAGACGCTGCAACTGGACCGGGCGCGGAGCCCGGAGGCCCGCCGGGGCGCGCTCGAGGCGATCGTGCGGGAAACCCGCCGCCTGGTGCAGATGCTGGAGAACGTGCTGGCCGTCTCGCGGGTGGGCCGCCCCTCCGAGCGCCTGTACTTCCGGGAGGAGCGGATCGACCTGCTGCTCCAGGAGGTGATGGCGGGCTTCGGGCCGCTGCTGCGGCAGCGCGGCATCACGCCCGTGGTGGACGCCGCGACGCCACTGCCCTTCCCCGCCGACGGCGAGGCGCTGCGCCGGATCCTCATCAACCTGGTGGACAACGCCATCCGGCACGCGCCGGGGGGCCGCGCCATCACCGTCCGCGCCGCCCGCGAGGGTGACGGCCTCCGGCTGAGCGTCGAGGACGAGGGCGCGGGCGTGCCCGAGGGCGACCTGGCGCGGCTGTGGCGGCCCTTCGAGCGGGGAGCGGCGACCGGCGGCAGCGGGCTCGGCCTGGCGGTGGTGCGTCGCCTGGTGGACCTGCACGGCGGCGCGGTGCGGGTGGAACGCGGCGCTGCCCGGGGCGCGCGCTTCGTCGTGACCCTGCCACGCCCGGCCGCAGGGGCGGCGGCATGA
- a CDS encoding DegT/DnrJ/EryC1/StrS family aminotransferase codes for MNVPLLDLVAQYRAIKDDVLPLLMGVVERQQFILGEEVARLEQQVAALSAARHGIACASGTDALLLALRTLDLAPGDEVICPAFTFFATAGTIHNAGGIPVFADIEPSSFNLAPAAVEAAITPRTRAIVVVHLFGQMADMEALGAIAARHGLSLIEDAAQAIGARRQVGGAWRLAGELGYVGAFSFFPSKNLGAWGDAGMMVTQDDALATRLRRLRTHGGAKQYHHEEVGYNSRLDTLQAAVLLAKLPHLAGWSAARRARAARYTAAFAGLPAICAPRVEAGNEHIFHQYTVRADRRDALVEHLKAQGIGCAVYYPLALHLQPCFASLGYRRGSLPVTEAAMASVLSLPIYPELTDAQQDAVVAAVSGFYRQA; via the coding sequence GTGAACGTGCCGCTGCTCGACCTCGTCGCCCAGTACCGGGCGATCAAGGATGACGTGCTGCCCCTCCTGATGGGGGTGGTGGAGCGGCAGCAGTTCATCCTGGGGGAGGAGGTCGCGCGGCTGGAGCAGCAGGTAGCGGCGCTCTCCGCGGCGCGGCACGGGATCGCCTGCGCCAGCGGCACCGACGCGCTGCTGCTCGCGCTCCGGACCCTCGACCTGGCGCCCGGCGACGAGGTGATCTGCCCGGCCTTCACGTTCTTTGCCACCGCCGGGACCATCCACAACGCCGGGGGCATCCCGGTCTTCGCCGACATCGAGCCGTCGAGCTTCAACCTCGCGCCGGCCGCGGTCGAGGCGGCGATCACGCCGCGCACCCGCGCCATCGTGGTGGTGCACCTGTTCGGGCAGATGGCCGACATGGAGGCGCTCGGGGCCATCGCCGCGCGGCACGGGCTCTCCCTCATCGAGGACGCGGCCCAGGCCATCGGGGCCCGGCGGCAGGTCGGTGGCGCCTGGCGCCTGGCGGGGGAACTCGGCTACGTGGGGGCGTTCTCGTTCTTCCCGAGCAAGAACCTCGGGGCCTGGGGCGACGCCGGGATGATGGTCACCCAGGACGATGCCCTCGCGACGCGGCTGCGGCGGCTGCGCACCCACGGCGGCGCCAAGCAGTACCACCACGAGGAAGTGGGCTACAACAGCCGGCTGGATACCCTGCAGGCGGCGGTGCTGCTGGCCAAGCTGCCGCACCTGGCCGGGTGGAGCGCCGCGCGGCGGGCCCGGGCGGCGCGGTACACCGCCGCCTTCGCGGGGCTGCCCGCCATCTGCGCCCCGCGGGTCGAGGCGGGGAACGAGCACATCTTCCACCAGTACACGGTGCGGGCGGACCGGCGCGACGCGCTGGTCGAGCACCTCAAGGCGCAGGGCATCGGCTGTGCCGTCTACTATCCGCTGGCGCTGCACCTGCAGCCCTGCTTCGCGTCCCTCGGGTACCGCCGGGGCAGCCTGCCGGTCACGGAGGCGGCGATGGCCTCGGTGCTGTCGCTCCCCATCTACCCGGAGCTCACGGACGCCCAGCAGGACGCGGTGGTCGCCGCGGTGTCGGGATTCTATCGTCAGGCGTGA
- a CDS encoding N-acetyltransferase gives MADHFVHESSYVDAGATVGAGTKIWHFSHVMPGAVIGERCNLGQNVVVMPGTRIGNNVKIQNNVSIYEGVTLEDDVFCGPSCVFTNVNNPRSHISRKHEYRVTLVRRGTSIGANATIVCGVTLGEYAFVGAGAVVTSDVPAYALMVGVPARRVGWMCQCGERLHVRDRGASCSGCGASYREDQGALSLIDPPRDAR, from the coding sequence ATGGCAGACCATTTCGTCCACGAGTCGAGCTACGTCGATGCCGGCGCCACCGTCGGCGCCGGGACGAAGATCTGGCATTTCAGCCACGTGATGCCGGGCGCCGTGATCGGCGAGCGCTGCAACCTCGGCCAGAACGTGGTGGTGATGCCGGGGACCCGGATCGGCAACAACGTGAAGATCCAGAACAACGTCTCGATCTACGAGGGGGTCACGCTCGAGGACGACGTCTTCTGCGGTCCGAGCTGCGTCTTCACCAACGTGAACAACCCCCGCTCCCACATCTCCCGCAAGCACGAGTACCGGGTCACCCTGGTCCGTCGCGGCACGTCGATCGGTGCCAATGCCACCATCGTCTGCGGCGTGACCCTCGGGGAATACGCCTTCGTGGGCGCCGGGGCGGTGGTGACCAGCGATGTCCCGGCCTACGCCCTGATGGTCGGGGTGCCGGCGCGACGGGTGGGCTGGATGTGCCAGTGCGGGGAACGGTTGCATGTGCGCGACAGGGGGGCGTCCTGCAGCGGCTGCGGCGCGAGCTATCGTGAAGACCAGGGCGCACTTAGCCTGATTGACCCTCCCCGGGACGCCCGCTAG
- the carB gene encoding carbamoyl-phosphate synthase large subunit — protein sequence MPKRTDLRSILLLGSGPIVIGQGAEFDYSGTQAVRALKEEGYRVILVNSNPATIMTDPEVADRTYIEPVTPEWVARVIERERPDALLPTMGGQTALNVAMALHKDGTLAKYNVELIGANERAIRVAEDREEFARAMQRIGLATPRGRTIRSLEEGLEAVADTGYPAIIRPSFTLGGTGGGIAYNRDEFIAIVERGLELSPVGSVLVERSIIGWKEFELEVMRDGKDNVVIVCSIENLDPMGVHTGDSITVAPAMTLTDREYQTMRDGAIKIIREVGVAAGGCNIQFAVCPTTGEQLVIEMNPRVSRSSALASKATGFPIARIGAKVAVGYTLDELPNDITKTTPASFEPVLDYVVVKIPRFAFEKFPTADPRLGTQMKAVGEAMAIGRTFKEAFQKGFRALEADRSGWEVGKAPIDDRLTDTSLEAVKAAIRTPTAERIYQVKRAMLMGVTIEEVADRTGIDPWFLDQMLELIEAERDYAERRPEGAAEKDQLRRMKQFGFSDRQLADLRGTRESDVRARRHALGVRPVFKTVDTCAGEFPSQTPYLYSCYDEENEARARGEKTVIILGSGPNRIGQGVEFDYCCVRATLAFRELGFRTVMVNSNPETVSTDYDISDTLYFEPLTLEDVLEIVHVEQPLGVVVQLGGQTPLKLARGLEAAGVKILGTSPDNIDAAEDRKRFEALARELDVTQPPAGTAMSLDEAVRVAGQVGYPCLVRPSYVLGGRGMEIVYDEPSLRDYFGRATRVAPGHPVLIDRFLEDAFEADVDALADGHRCVIGGVMQHIEDAGIHSGDSACVLPPYLISEAQVEQMKRYTRAFAAKLGVVGLINVQYAIKDGVVYVLEVNPRASRTVPFVSKTTGVPFASLAAAVMAGKTLDELGLQDSVDQPYVAVKEAVFPFNKLHGVDLILGPEMRSTGEVMGIAESFGMAYAKAQHAADGPLPLEGGVFVTVNDHDKVTVVPIARRLHELGFRIYATDGTARHLRVRGIPAERVLKVYEGRPNAIDLLVSGQIRLLINTPLGKLTQQDDYTIRAAALAHRVPYTTTMSAASAACDAIIALKSRERTVCSLQEWHEIARKSRETT from the coding sequence ATGCCCAAACGGACTGACCTTCGCTCCATCCTCCTGCTCGGCTCCGGCCCGATCGTGATCGGCCAGGGCGCCGAGTTCGACTACTCGGGCACGCAGGCGGTGCGCGCGCTCAAGGAGGAGGGCTACCGGGTCATCCTGGTCAATTCGAACCCTGCCACGATCATGACCGATCCTGAGGTGGCGGACCGGACCTACATCGAGCCGGTCACCCCGGAGTGGGTGGCCCGGGTCATCGAGCGGGAGCGCCCCGACGCCCTGCTGCCCACCATGGGCGGCCAGACCGCGCTCAACGTGGCGATGGCGCTGCACAAGGACGGGACGCTCGCCAAGTACAACGTGGAGCTGATCGGCGCCAACGAGCGGGCCATCCGGGTGGCGGAGGACCGCGAGGAGTTCGCCCGCGCCATGCAGCGGATCGGCCTGGCCACGCCGCGGGGCCGCACCATCCGCTCGCTGGAGGAGGGGCTGGAGGCGGTGGCCGACACCGGCTACCCGGCGATCATCCGGCCCTCGTTCACGCTGGGCGGCACCGGCGGCGGCATCGCCTACAACCGCGACGAGTTCATCGCGATCGTGGAGCGGGGCCTGGAGCTCTCGCCGGTGGGCTCGGTGCTGGTGGAGCGGAGCATCATCGGGTGGAAGGAGTTCGAGCTCGAGGTGATGCGCGACGGCAAGGACAACGTGGTGATCGTCTGCTCGATCGAGAACCTCGACCCGATGGGCGTCCACACCGGCGACTCGATCACCGTGGCGCCGGCGATGACGCTGACCGACCGCGAGTACCAGACGATGCGGGACGGGGCGATCAAGATCATCCGGGAGGTGGGCGTCGCCGCCGGCGGCTGCAACATCCAGTTCGCCGTCTGCCCCACCACGGGCGAGCAGCTGGTGATCGAGATGAACCCCCGGGTGTCGCGCTCCTCGGCCCTCGCCTCGAAGGCCACCGGGTTCCCCATCGCCCGCATCGGGGCCAAGGTGGCGGTCGGGTACACGCTGGACGAGCTGCCGAACGACATCACCAAGACCACCCCGGCCAGCTTCGAGCCGGTGCTCGACTACGTGGTGGTGAAGATCCCCCGCTTTGCCTTCGAGAAATTCCCCACCGCCGACCCCAGGCTCGGCACCCAGATGAAGGCGGTGGGCGAGGCGATGGCCATCGGGCGCACCTTCAAGGAGGCGTTCCAGAAGGGTTTCCGCGCGCTCGAGGCGGACCGCTCCGGCTGGGAGGTGGGGAAGGCCCCGATCGACGACCGGCTGACGGACACCTCGCTCGAGGCGGTGAAGGCCGCGATCCGCACCCCGACCGCGGAACGGATCTACCAGGTCAAGCGGGCGATGCTCATGGGGGTCACCATCGAGGAGGTCGCCGACCGCACCGGCATCGACCCCTGGTTCCTCGACCAGATGCTGGAGCTGATCGAGGCCGAGCGCGACTACGCGGAGCGGCGGCCGGAGGGCGCGGCGGAGAAGGACCAGCTGCGCCGCATGAAGCAGTTCGGCTTTTCGGACCGGCAGCTCGCCGACCTCCGCGGGACCCGGGAGTCCGACGTCCGGGCCCGGCGGCACGCCCTGGGCGTCCGGCCGGTCTTCAAGACGGTCGACACCTGCGCCGGGGAGTTTCCCTCGCAGACCCCGTACCTGTACTCCTGCTACGACGAGGAGAACGAGGCCCGGGCCCGCGGCGAGAAGACCGTGATCATCCTGGGCAGCGGTCCCAACCGCATCGGGCAGGGTGTCGAGTTCGACTACTGCTGCGTCCGCGCCACCCTGGCCTTCCGGGAGCTGGGCTTCCGCACCGTGATGGTGAACTCCAACCCCGAGACCGTCTCCACCGACTACGACATCTCCGATACCCTCTACTTCGAGCCGCTCACGCTCGAGGACGTGCTGGAGATCGTGCACGTGGAGCAGCCGCTCGGCGTGGTGGTGCAGCTGGGCGGGCAGACGCCGCTCAAGCTGGCCCGCGGGCTCGAGGCCGCCGGGGTGAAGATCCTGGGCACCTCCCCCGACAACATCGATGCCGCCGAGGACCGCAAGCGCTTCGAGGCGCTGGCCCGGGAGCTCGACGTCACCCAGCCGCCGGCCGGGACCGCGATGTCGCTCGACGAGGCGGTGCGGGTGGCCGGCCAGGTGGGCTACCCCTGCCTGGTGCGGCCTTCCTATGTGCTGGGCGGGCGGGGGATGGAGATCGTCTACGACGAGCCGTCGCTGCGCGACTACTTCGGCCGCGCCACCCGGGTGGCGCCCGGCCACCCGGTGCTGATCGACCGCTTCCTCGAGGATGCCTTCGAGGCCGACGTCGATGCCCTGGCCGACGGCCACCGCTGCGTGATCGGCGGGGTGATGCAGCACATCGAGGATGCCGGCATTCACTCCGGCGACTCCGCCTGCGTGCTGCCGCCCTACCTGATCTCCGAGGCGCAGGTGGAGCAGATGAAGCGCTACACCCGGGCCTTCGCGGCGAAGCTGGGGGTGGTGGGGCTCATCAACGTGCAGTACGCCATCAAGGATGGTGTGGTGTACGTGCTCGAGGTGAACCCGCGCGCCTCGCGCACCGTGCCGTTCGTCTCCAAGACCACCGGGGTGCCGTTCGCCAGCCTGGCCGCCGCGGTCATGGCCGGCAAGACCCTCGACGAGCTCGGCCTGCAGGACAGCGTGGACCAGCCGTACGTGGCGGTGAAGGAGGCGGTCTTCCCCTTCAACAAGCTCCACGGGGTGGACCTCATCCTTGGCCCGGAGATGCGCTCCACCGGCGAGGTGATGGGGATCGCGGAGTCGTTCGGAATGGCGTACGCCAAGGCCCAGCACGCCGCCGATGGCCCGCTGCCCCTCGAGGGCGGCGTCTTCGTCACGGTGAACGACCACGACAAGGTCACCGTGGTGCCCATCGCACGGCGACTGCACGAGCTCGGCTTCCGCATCTACGCTACCGACGGCACCGCGCGGCACCTCCGGGTGCGCGGCATCCCCGCCGAACGGGTGCTCAAGGTGTACGAGGGGCGGCCCAACGCGATCGACCTGCTGGTCTCCGGGCAGATCCGCCTGCTGATCAACACCCCGCTCGGCAAGCTGACCCAGCAGGATGACTACACCATCCGCGCCGCGGCCCTGGCCCACCGGGTGCCGTACACCACCACGATGTCGGCGGCGTCGGCGGCCTGCGACGCGATCATCGCGCTCAAGAGCCGGGAACGCACCGTCTGCTCGCTGCAGGAATGGCACGAGATCGCCCGGAAGTCGCGCGAGACGACATGA